One window of Aspergillus oryzae RIB40 DNA, chromosome 3 genomic DNA carries:
- a CDS encoding flavin-containing monooxygenase (predicted flavoprotein involved in K+ transport) — protein sequence MGSIGSTPYTHNNGHLDYDVLIIGAGLSGIYTLHQMNTFGLRAKVLEAASGPGGTWFWNRYPGARFDSESYSYGFSWSQEVLDEWSWSEHFAAQPETLRYCEFLVDKFNLRPGMQFNTRVKAAHYQEDTKSWLLTDERGQQYSSRWLVTCMGILNEYTLPNIPGVHDFAGQAIHTARWPHSPVSFEGKRVGIIGTGATGIQTIQEVAKTAGHLTVFQRTPNWSAPLNNGPITTEEMEEIRKQYPEIFKKCKESYSCFIHKSNPASVFSVSEEERERFWNELYETRGFQKWLSNYYDIGTDKRANALYSEFIANKIRERVKDPKTAELLIPKCHGFGTKRVPLESGYFESFNRPNVSLVDVKSDPIERITASGIKTRDNAYDLDILIYATGFDAVTGAFAAIDFQGVGGVKLSKRWSEGPRTFLGLFVESFPNMLMVMGPHQMFGNFPRSIEYASHWVAEFIRWASEQGVSSAECTREKVEEWTEHVHACAEGLLANEVDSWMTGVNKNLAHKQKRIIARYNGPAPGYRARADDVAARGFEDLVIT from the exons ATGGGAAGTATTGGATCCACCCCCTACACGCACAACAATGGCCACCTGGACTATGACGTCCTCATAATAGGTGCCGGCCTCAGCGGCATCTATACCCTCCACCAAATGAACACATTCGGTCTCCGTGCGAAAGTCCTAGAGGCAGCCTCGGGTCCGGGTGGGACCTGGTTCTGGAATCGATACCCCGGTGCGAG GTTCGACTCCGAATCCTACTCCTACGGCTTCTCCTGGTCACAGGAAGTCCTCGACGAATGGTCCTGGAGCGAGCACTTCGCCGCGCAGCCTGAAACATTGCGATACTGCGAGTTCCTAGTTGACAAATTCAACCTGCGGCCGGGGATGCAGTTCAATACGCGGGTTAAAGCAGCGCATTATCAAGAGGATACGAAATCGTGGCTTCTTACTGACGAGCGGGGCCAGCAGTACTCGAGTCGTTGGCTGGTGACATGTATGGGGATTCTCAACGAGTACACCCTGCCTAATATCCCCGGCGTACACGACTTCGCGGGCCAGGCGATCCACACCGCGCGGTGGCCCCACAGTCCGGTGAGCTTTGAGGGAAAGAGAGTAGGGATTATTGGGACGGGTGCGACGGGGATTCAGACGATTCAAGAGGTTGCGAAGACAGCGGGACATTTGACCGTCTTCCAACGGACACCGAATTGGAGTGCTCCCTTAAACAACGGGCCGATCACTAccgaagagatggaagagatccGGAAACAGTACCCCGAGATCTTTAAAAAGTGTAAGGAGTCTTACTCATGTTTCATCCACAAGAGCAACCCGGCCAGTGTGTTTTCGGTCTCCGAGGAAGAGCGCGAACGGTTCTGGAATGAGCTATATGAGACGCGCGGATTCCAGAAGTGGTTGTCGAATTATTATGATATCGGTACTGATAAGAGGGCGAATGCGTTGTATTCGGAATTTATTGCGAATAAGATTCGCGAGAGGGTGAAGGATCCTAAGACGGCGGAGTTGCTTATTCCGA AATGCCATGGCTTCGGCACAAAACGTGTCCCTCTTGAATCCGGGTACTTCGAGTCCTTCAACCGGCCCAATGTCTCTCTTGTCGACGTGAAATCCGACCCCATTGAGCGAATTACAGCCTCCGGTATCAAGACCCGCGATAATGCCTACGACCTCGACATCCTGATCTACGCAACGGGTTTTGATGCCGTAACTGGTGCATTCGCAGCGATCGATTTCCAGGGGGTGGGTGGAGTGAAATTGAGCAAGCGATGGAGCGAGGGGCCTCGGACGTTCCTGGGGTTGTTCGTCGAGTCGTTTCCAAATATGCTTATGGTTATGGGGCCGCATCAGATGTTTGGGAATTTTCCGAG GAGTATTGAGTATGCTAGTCACTGGGTGGCTGAGTTCATCCGGTGGGCGAGCGAGCAGGGCGTATCATCAGCGGAATGCACAAGAGAAaaggtggaggagtggaCGGAGCATGTGCATGCCTGCGCTGAGGGCCTCCTTGCAAACGAGGTTGACTCGTGGATGACGGGGGTCAACAAGAATTTGGCGCACAAGCAGAAGCGTATTATTGCGAGGTATAATGGGCCTGCGCCGGGCTATAGAGCTCGCGCGGATGATGTTGCGGCACGTGGCTTCGAGGACTTGGTCATCACATAG